One part of the Streptomyces ferrugineus genome encodes these proteins:
- the glgB gene encoding 1,4-alpha-glucan branching enzyme → MALHETSRPESAGPDRHSTAPPLDPADRDRLLSGAHHDPHALLGAHPVPGGIAFRALRPFARAVGVVVDGERTALVSEGGGLFSAVLPLDAIPAYTLLVSYAEDGSDEREVHDPYRFLPALGELDLHLIREGRHEELWKALGAEPMTHQGVRGTRFTVWAPNARGVRVAGDFTCWDGTAFPMRSLGASGVWELFLPGIGEGTRYKFEITSRHGHRFLKADPMARRAEVPPDTASIVHASHYEWGDGEWMAHRGDVPVHQAPFSVYEVHLPSWRPGLTYRRLAEELPAYVKDLGFTHVEFMPVAQHPFAGSWGYQVTGFYAPTARLGTPDDFKHLVDALHRAGVGVIVDWVPAHFPKDDWALARFDGDPLYEPGDARRAEHPDWGTFEFDYGRTEVRNFLVANATYWCEEFHIDGLRVDAVASMLYLDYSRDPGQWSANAFGGREDLAAMRFLQEMNATVYRRNPGVVTIAEESTAWGGVTRPTDSGGLGFGLKWNMGWMHDSLQYMAKEPVHRKYHHNEMTFSMVYAYSENYVLPISHDEVVHGKQALVSKMPGDWWQRRANHRAYLGFMWAHPGKQLLFMGQEFAQGAEWSEAHGPEWWLLDPGYASAGDHRGVRDLVRDLNSRYGATPALWERDTDPGGFQWSLGDAADDNVFAFLRYDTEGTPLLCVSNFSPVVRQDYRLWVPDHVTAWQETLNTDAARYGGSDVTNPDPVKPEDGHLRLTLPPLATLWLLPYGM, encoded by the coding sequence ATGGCCCTGCACGAGACCTCGCGCCCCGAGTCCGCCGGACCGGACCGGCACAGCACCGCGCCGCCCCTCGATCCGGCCGACCGTGATCGCCTGCTGTCGGGTGCCCACCACGATCCGCACGCGCTGCTCGGGGCGCACCCGGTCCCGGGCGGGATCGCCTTCCGGGCGCTGCGCCCGTTCGCGCGGGCGGTGGGCGTCGTGGTGGACGGCGAGCGCACCGCGCTGGTCTCGGAGGGCGGCGGCCTCTTCTCGGCCGTACTGCCGCTGGACGCGATCCCCGCGTACACGCTGCTGGTGTCGTACGCGGAGGACGGATCCGACGAGCGCGAGGTGCACGACCCGTACCGCTTCCTGCCCGCCCTCGGCGAACTCGACCTGCATCTGATCCGCGAGGGCCGGCACGAGGAGCTGTGGAAGGCGCTCGGCGCCGAGCCGATGACACACCAGGGCGTGCGGGGCACCCGGTTCACCGTATGGGCGCCGAACGCCCGGGGTGTGCGGGTCGCCGGGGACTTCACCTGCTGGGACGGGACGGCGTTCCCGATGCGCTCGCTCGGCGCGTCCGGGGTGTGGGAGCTGTTCCTGCCGGGCATCGGCGAGGGCACCCGGTACAAGTTCGAGATCACCTCCCGCCACGGTCACCGCTTCCTCAAGGCCGACCCGATGGCGCGCCGTGCCGAGGTCCCGCCGGACACGGCGTCGATCGTGCACGCCTCGCACTACGAGTGGGGCGACGGGGAGTGGATGGCGCACCGGGGCGATGTCCCCGTGCACCAGGCCCCCTTCTCGGTGTACGAGGTCCATCTGCCGTCCTGGCGGCCGGGGCTGACGTACCGCCGGCTGGCCGAGGAACTGCCGGCGTACGTCAAGGACCTGGGCTTCACCCATGTGGAGTTCATGCCGGTCGCGCAGCATCCCTTCGCGGGGTCCTGGGGCTATCAGGTCACCGGCTTCTACGCGCCCACGGCCCGCCTCGGCACACCCGACGACTTCAAGCACCTGGTCGACGCGCTGCACCGGGCCGGCGTCGGGGTGATCGTGGACTGGGTGCCGGCCCACTTCCCCAAGGACGACTGGGCACTGGCCCGGTTCGACGGGGACCCGCTGTACGAGCCCGGGGACGCGCGGCGGGCGGAGCATCCGGACTGGGGGACGTTCGAGTTCGACTACGGGCGCACCGAGGTGCGCAACTTCCTCGTCGCCAACGCGACGTACTGGTGCGAGGAGTTCCACATCGACGGGCTGCGGGTGGACGCCGTCGCCTCCATGCTCTACCTCGACTACTCGCGGGACCCGGGGCAGTGGTCGGCCAACGCGTTCGGCGGGCGGGAGGACCTGGCGGCGATGCGGTTCCTGCAGGAGATGAACGCGACGGTGTACCGGCGCAATCCGGGGGTCGTCACGATCGCGGAGGAGTCCACCGCCTGGGGCGGGGTCACCCGGCCGACCGACAGCGGCGGGCTGGGGTTCGGGCTGAAGTGGAACATGGGCTGGATGCACGACTCGCTCCAGTACATGGCCAAGGAGCCGGTGCACCGCAAGTACCACCACAACGAGATGACGTTCTCGATGGTGTACGCCTACAGCGAGAACTACGTCCTGCCGATCTCCCACGACGAGGTCGTGCACGGCAAGCAGGCGCTGGTGTCCAAGATGCCGGGCGACTGGTGGCAGCGCCGCGCCAACCACCGTGCGTACCTGGGCTTCATGTGGGCGCACCCGGGCAAGCAACTGCTCTTCATGGGGCAGGAGTTCGCACAAGGTGCCGAGTGGTCGGAGGCACACGGTCCGGAGTGGTGGCTGCTCGATCCCGGGTACGCGTCGGCGGGCGACCACCGGGGTGTGCGGGACCTGGTGCGGGACCTCAACTCGCGCTACGGGGCGACCCCTGCGCTGTGGGAGCGGGACACCGACCCGGGAGGCTTCCAGTGGTCGCTCGGGGACGCGGCCGACGACAACGTCTTCGCGTTCCTGCGGTACGACACCGAGGGCACCCCTCTGCTCTGTGTCTCCAACTTCTCCCCCGTAGTCCGTCAGGACTACCGCCTGTGGGTGCCGGACCACGTCACCGCCTGGCAGGAGACGCTCAACACCGACGCGGCGCGGTACGGCGGAAGCGATGTCACCAACCCCGATCCCGTCAAACCGGAGGACGGGCACCTGCGTCTGACGCTGCCTCCGCTGGCCACGTTGTGGCTGCTGCCGTACGGGATGTGA